The Bdellovibrionales bacterium genome segment AGCCGTGATACCTGTTCCCAAACCCACAACAGCGACCGTTTTCGGATTTTCATGAAGAAGCAGTGGCACCTGTCCCAGAAGCATTAAGTGTCTGCGATCCCCATGTCCAGCGCCCGCAACCGGCTTTCCCGAAATTCGCAATCCAATTTTTCCTGTTGAAAACTCATTTGCGGTCACCGCAACACTGCCATGAATACCATCCCTGTAATAGAGGAGTCGGGCTGGAGTATTTTCTCTCTGCTTTTCCAGCGCCTCCAAGGCCCCCTCGGTTGCCATAGACATATAAATTCCTTGATTCGTCGCCAAAGGATCATGAGGAGGAACAACAAAGACACAAACAAGAGTCAGAAAAGACACCAAAGAAAAATACTTAATTTTCTCTTTGAGAGCGGTCCCCGGAATGAGAAAAAATAAAAAAGCAGCTGCGACAACCCAACCAGTCACAGCAGCCAGACTTATCGTGTTACAAACTCCCATTAAAGGAATAAGAAAAAAACCCGTCAACAAGCTCCCAATGACACCTCCGATCGTATTGAAGGCGTAAATTCTTCCAGTCGAAATTGATAAGCAATCGCTGGCGCGAAGCTCTTGATACAAATGCAAAGCATAGGGGAAAAATGCGCCCATAAAGAAGGTACTCGGTAAGACAATCAAAGCAGAAATGAGCAATTGGGAAAGAATGTACCCAACACCTGATTCACCCCCAGATAGGGTCAAATACAGATGACCATACCAATAAGGCAGATCATCATAAAAGGAAAGGGTGACAAGCGCGCATATTCCGATCATCGCCTGAATAAAGAACACTTCCACTCGCCAATTTTTTGAACGTCTCAAAAGAGCCGAACCCGCCATACTTCCAAGACCAACTCCAAGCAAAAATATCACCAACATATTTGTGAAGGCGTGGACGGTCGCACCCAATATCCCGCTCAACATCCGAAACCAAGCCAATTCAAGGACAATCGAAAGACCGCCTGATATAAAAAACAAGATCTCGAAACCACGCGTCTTGAGACTCGACGTCCCCTCACCGATCTGCGTGCCTGGTCGAATCGGCTCCAGCTTGAGCGTCTTTGGTGCAATCATAATAGCCCAATAACCAATCAAAAGGTCAAATATCCCCACTCCCACGCAGGTCCTTAATAAGCCCCAATTTGGAATAAAAAAGAACCCGGCCAACAAGGTTCCAGTCAATGCTCCAATGGTGTTGACTCCATATAGGCGACCCGCCAAAGCACTTGATTCTCCCCCTTTTTGCGCCAGTGACCCTACCACCGCCGGCAGGGTCATTCCCATAAAGAGGACGGGTAAAACCATCATCGCAAATGTGATCACGAAGCGAATGGCAAGAAACAAGAATGGATTTTCTGTGCTCATCCCATAGAGCCAGGCAAAAAGAGGGGTTGTTGATCGAAAAATTGGAATAGAGATAAGACCAAGTAGACCTATCGCTATTTGTAACAAGCCGTATGTTCGAAGTGGCTTTTGAAGAGCCCATGAAATTTTGGGTAAGAGCCAACTCCCCAAAGATAGGCCGCACATAAAAGCCGCAACAACGGTGGCACTGCTGTAGAGAGAATTACCTAAAATATAGGACAGCTCCTTTGACCACGTGATTTCAAGAACAAGACTGGTGGCTCCAGACAGAAAAAATGCCAAATATAGCCAGAAATGGTTTTTCATCGCCCCTCAAAAATTCACAAAAGGAATTTGGAATTGGAAAATTTAAATATCCCACATATCATTTAGGATATATTGAACAATCAAATGATCATTCCGGGCCAGGGATTTATCCAATTCAGTGCAGAACCCTTGATGAACTCGACAATTGTCGAGTGCAAAGAGATTCACCTCCAGGCGCCAAAAATCTCTTCTCAATGCTTTGAGGGGCGGGAGTCTGAAGCAAAGCTTTTAGGAATGGTGCGCCAAAGGCATCTCGCAAATCGTGAGCTTTTATAAATATATTAAAAATCAAATACTGCTCGCCACGATTGTCGAGAAGGAACCCGACTCCCTGATGAGAGCCCTCTTCGAAGCCTTGTTTCATCCTTTTCTGAGTATTCCTTATTCTCGCTCCACTCAATGATCCCAATGATTTCATTAAAAAATCTTTGTGATCAGCTGCAAAGTCTCGCAGTCCAATGTTGAAATAAAATCTTAGATTATCCTGAGTGAACTTCGGTATCTGGTCAATCCCCCGTATATCTCGAATTCTACCAGCAACAAAAGCCTCATACTCTGCAGAATCCTCGAAGCCGTTAAATGTCTCCTGAACTATCCTAAGCAGAGCTGGCGCCATTCCTAGGGGATCTTCCACTTTGTCCAATCTGTAACCAAAACTGATCACGATTTCGCCGGCCCCGTTGCTACCAGTGTAATAGTCAGCCCAGCTTGGACCGAAGGAGGAAGCCATAATAAAAAACTCCTTCTCCCATCGCAAAATAGCGTGAAGTTGACCCTTCATAATCACCAAAGGCGAAGCTGAGTCTACTTCCATTGAGATAGAGTCCACCTGAGGTTTGAGTGAAATAGGCTTACCCTCCTCTGAGAGAAACAATACGGGGTGACTGAGTGCCAACTCCACAATTTGCCCTTCCCGCGGCTCCAGGACACTCAGCATACTGTCTCGACTTTCACCCAAAACTTTGCTTTCTTTCATGGGAGTCAGAAGAGCCCAATTCATGGGAGAAGCAGGGCCGTGATCAGCATATTTTGCCAAGGATTGAGCCAGGGCAAAAAGTGTCCGATCCACATCCTCCTCCGCCTTTGCGGGTAGATATGTCGCAGTGAAAAGGATCCCTAATAATAAGACCGAGGAACTCACCCTAATCATCCTCATTTTTTCTCCCTTTCATTAGCAGGGTCGGATACATTGAGTGCAGCCACGATGCCTTCGGCAATTGCGCGATTAAATCCCTTCAAGGCCGCAAGCTCCTCGACGTCTGCCCTCCGAATCTCTTCAAGGGAAGAAAACTGAGTCAGAAGAAATTTCCTTTTCTTCTCGCCCAGACCTCGCACCTTGTCAAGAGAAGAGGAGAGAAGCTCCTTTCCTCTGAGGCCGCGATGAAAAGTAATGGCTACCCGGTGAGCCTCATCTCTCAGTTGCACCAAAATATTTAGGCCACTCGATCCACGACGAAAGGTCACCGGATTTTGACGTCCGGGAAGAAAAAAGCGCTCCTGTGATTCATGAACTTCCTGATCTGTAAACGAACCCTCCGTTCGCGCCTTGGCCATTCCAACCACTGGAATCTCTGGCCGCCCTAGCTCCTCCAAAACTTCGGTCGCAATTTTTAACTGTCCTTTCCCTCCATCGACCACGATCAGCTGGGGATCTTCCCATTCCGCATGAGAAAGACGACGAGACAAAACCTCCTTCATTGAGGCAAAGTCATTCGGACCTATCACCGTGTTTATTTTATATTTGCGATACTCCTCCGGCCGCGGCTGCCCCTCCTCAAATACAACCTGAGAGGCAACCGTTTGAGATCCTTGAAAGTTAGAAATATCGAAACACTCTATCCGACGCGGAAACTCAGGAAGAAGTAACTTCCGTTTAATTTCTTCTAAACCCGCGAGATGATCCTCTCTCTTTTTCACTTGGTCTTTAAAGTGGCTTGTGGCATTGGATTCAGCCATACTCATTAGTCTTCGTCCTTCTTCATCCAATGCATGAATCAAGCGAGGTCGCTTTTTCCCGCGCTCCCAAAACACATCACCAAGAAGTTTAACGATATCGCCGCCCAAATCGACAGGAAGCAAGATTTCATTAGGTATCACATTGTCTAAATAGTACTGATTTAAAAAGGAAGTCATCCACTCCCGTGGATCTTCACCCAGCTTTTTCACATCAAGTTTCGGAAAAAAATGCGAGCGATTTCCAATCACTCGACCTGAACGAATATGTATAGTCTCAATCAAAGTGCTCCCCAACTCGCTGTGGTAGGCGACAATGTCGATATCCTCTTCGTTGATGGACACCACACTCTGCCTCTCCCAGACCGAAGATATCGCTCTCAAACTATCCCGCAATCTGGCAGCAGATTCATATTTCTCTTCTTTTGAGGCCGCCTGCATCCGCTGGGTCAAATCTCGAACCAACTTTTTATTTCCACCCCGCAAAAACTTAAGAGCCTCCTTGATCTCATTCAGATAATGAGCCTTTGTAATGAGATTTGTGCAAGGAGCAGAACACCGACCAATCTGGTGGGTCATGCAGGGACGCTTGCGCGCGACGAAGAATGAATCGGAGCAATCTCGAATTTTGAAGTTCCGATTTAGAAACCGAATCATGTCCCGAACGGCACCACCGTTGGTATAGGGGCCAAAATAGAGAGAACCATCGCTGATCACCCGACGATGCAAATAAAATCTAGGGAAAGCATCTGTCATGCTCACTCGAATATAGGGATAAGATTTATCGTCCTTGAGCCGAATATTGTATCTTGGGCGAAATTTCTTGATCAAGGAGGCTTCAAGAAGAAAGGCCTCGACCTCCGTGTGAGTGATCATATAATCAATGGAATCAATTTGGTTTACCAGATAGACCGTTTTGGGACTCTGGTCTGTGCTCTGGTTAAAATAAGATCTCACCCTCGCTCGAAGACTTTTTGCTTTTCCAACGTAAATGATTTTACCATTTGAATTCTTCATTAAGTAGACGCCGGGTGACTCAGGAAATTCCCTAATACTTATCTTTAAGACTTCCCTCTTCTCTTCGCTCATGGCACACCCGCCTCTAAAGAATACCAAAAAGAAAACAGATCATTCCCCATTTTCTTTAGGTTCAAATCCACCCTCTAAAGCCACTAGACTTTCGCTATCAACCTGCCCTTCCTGCATTAGAATTGAGCGCATTTCGAGTCGCTTGATTTCGTCTCGTATTCGTGCCGCCTCCTCAAATTCCAATTCCTTGGCCGCCTTTTTCATTTCTCCACGAAGGCGCTCCACTTCCTTTGCAATTCCCTTGGCATCCATTCCATACTTTTTTGTGGGTTCAGAGACCTTTGAATATGATTTTGCACCACCTCTTCCAACTCTCTCCTTGGCCTTTCCCCTTGTTTTCGCCTTTTCCTCTTGAAGATTAGCCAACAGATCAAAACCATAAATCTCGGCGAGCCCTTTGCTGACTTTCTTTATAATGGTCGTGGGAGTCATTCCGTGTTCTTCATTATAAGACTGTTGAATAAGGCGTCGACGATTTGTCTCGTCCATGGCCTTTTGCATGGATTTTGTCACAGTTCCACCGTAAAGGATCACCATTCCATTGGCATTTCGTGCAGCCCGACCAATTGTTTGAATCAGAGATCTTTCTGAGCGTAAAAACCCCTCTTTGTCAGCGTCCGTAATCGCCACAAGACTCACCTCAGGAATGTCCAAACCCTCACGCAAAAGATTAATTCCAATCAAAACATCAAAAATACCCAAGCGCAAATCTCTGATGATCTCCGTCCTCTCGACCGTCTTAATATCACTGTGAAGATATTTAACCTTAACACCGAGACCCTCAAAATACTCAGCGATGTCCTCGGCTGATCGCTTTGTTAAAGTGGTGATGAGCACCCTTTCCTTCTTTTTTGAACGAGCCCGAATTTCACCAAGCAGATCATCTACCTGATCCCGGGCAGGACGCACTTCAATCACAGGATCGAGAAGTCCGGTGGGACGAATGATCTGCTCCACAATCAGCCCTTCACTTTTGGACATTTCATATTCGCCCGGCGTGGCCGACACATAAATGACCTTATCCATATAATTTTCAAATTCCTGAAAATTAAGGGGTCGATTATCAAGAGCCGATGGAAGACGAAATCCATGATCAACAAGTGTCAGTTTTCTCGCTCGATCACCTCGATACATGCCTCCAACCTGGGGCACGGTGACATGGGATTCATCAATAAAGGTCAAAAACTGAGAGGGAAAATACTCAAGTAAAGTCGGAGGTGCCTGTCCAGGCTCGCGCCCTGTGAAGTGGCGGGAATAATTTTCGATGCCTGGACAAAAACCCATCTCCGTCATTAATTCTAGATCATAGGAAGTGCGCTGCTCAATTCGTTCTGCTTCCAAAACCCTTATTTGCTGCCGATAATGTTGAATTCTCTCTCGGAGCTCTTCACGAATTGTTTCTACTGCCACCTTCGCTCTTTCATCGGTACTCACGTAGTGACTTCCTGGATAGATTGCAATTTTATCGATTTCCTCAAGGACTGTTCCTCGCCAGGGATCTACCCAAGAAATTCGATCAATAAAATCCCCGAAAAATTCAATACGAATGGCCTTCTCTTCCTCATAAGGCGGAAGAACATCAACAACATCTCCCCGCACTCTGAATGTCCCTCGATGAAAATCCACATCGTTGCGCCGGTACTGGATTCTGACCAACTCCCTTAAAAAACGATCCCGCCTCAGATCCATATTTTTTTCTAAACGAATCAATAATCCTTCATAAGCCTCTGGAGACCCAAGCCCGTATATGCAACTGACTGAAGCAACAATGATGACGTCACGCCGCTCAAACAAAGAATGGGTCGCCGCATGCCTCATGCGATCAATTTGTTCATTGATGGCCGAATCCTTTTCAATAAAGGTATCGGTGGATGGAATATAGGCTTCGGGTTGATAGTAATCATAGTAGCTGACGAAATACTCCACCGCATTTTGAGGAAAAAGTTCTTTAAATTCAGCGAAAAGTTGCGCTGCAAGTGTTTTATTGGGAGCCAAAACGAGTGCCGGAATGTTGAGCTCAGCAATAACATTCGCCATTGTAAAGGTTTTTCCGGAACCCGTCACACCAAGCAAAACTTGATGTTTGGATCCCGCACGAATATTTTCAGTGATATCCCGGATCGCCCGCGGCTGATCTCCAGCAGGTATAAGAGGAGTGACAAGTTGAAAGTTTCTACCTACCACCGCCTGCGTTCGCCCTTCGCTCTTGACCAAAACAAACCTACCTCTTTATTTGGCTACTTCCCAGAGGGTCCCTTCTGGACTGTCCTGAAGGGCAATCCCCTTGGCCGTCAAATCATTTCGAATTCTATCAGACTCTGCCCAATTTTTTTCCGATCGGGCTCGATCACGCTCTTCCACCAATCCATCAATCACCCCTCTCTCGAGACCCATTTGACTCAGAAGCATATCATCGAGAAGGCGTAAATACTCCGTCGGTCCTTCTTGAAAAAGCGCCAGAAGATTTCCCTTGTTTTTCAACCAATGAAAAAATACCTCAGAGATCGCCTTCTTTTCTGGAGTCATTTTTCCAGGCGTTCGGCTCAAACTGTTGTAGAGCCTTACTATTTCAAAGATTCGTGCCATCGCTTCAGGTGTATTGAAATCATCGTCCAAAGCCTCTTCAATCCCCTTGTCCGCCTTTTCAATTGCTCCTTCAAATTTCTCACTGAGTGGCACCAATTCCAAATTGGTTTTTATAGCTGCTTCCGCGTGAGCCATCGCAGAGTAAATACGAGCCAAACCCGAGATCGCGCGATGAATCTGGTCGGTATTTAAATCAACGGTGCTACGATAGTGAGATGAAATCATCATGAATTTCAAAATTTCGGGGTCGTATTGCTCGAGAAAGTTTCGTCCGGTGCGCACATTACCCAAAGATTTACTCATCTTCTGATCACCGAAGTTAATCATGTTATTGTGCATCCAATAACGCACAAAAGTCTTTCCCGTGCAGCCTTCACTCTGGGCGACTTCATTTTCATGATGCGGAAATACCAAGTCGAGACCACCACCATGAATATCAATCGTGTCTCCCAATAGGCTTCGCGCCATCGCCGAACATTCGATATGCCAGCCTGGACGTCCAGCCCCCCATGGAGATTCCCAGGATGGCTCGCCGGGCTTCGCCGATTTCCAAAGAGCAAAATCCGCCGGGTGCCTTTTCCTCTCGTCCACTCCCACTCTGTGCCCCGCTTCAAGATCCTCCAGATTTTTATTACTCAACTGCCCATACTTCTCAAAAACGTGCACATCAAAATAAACGTCGCCATTTTCGACATAGCCCATCCCTTTTTTTATCAGCTCACTGACGAAGGCAATGATCTCCGGCATAAATTCAGTCACTCGCGGATTTCGTGAATGAGGACGTAATTTTAAACTTGCATAATCTTGTTTAAATTCCTGAATGTATTTTTCAGAGATCTCGCTGGCTGTAACGCCTTCCTTTTTTGCTCGATCGATAATTTTGTCGTCCACATCTGTGTAGTTGTAAATGTAGGTGACTTTAAATCCCTTGTGTTCAAGCCAATTGCGGACCAAATTAAAAAATATGGCGCCCCGAAAATTGCCAACATGAAGTAAATCATAGACCGTTGGTCCGCAGACATACATACGGACCTCTCCCTCCCTCAAGGGAACAAAGTCTTCTTTCAAATGAGTTTTAGTATTTAATATCCGCAACCCCAAAGTGGACTCCTTTTGTTCAAAATATTGACCGATACAGCCCGCCATTTGGGGCCGTACTTTTCCCCTCAGTCAAATGCAGAAAGAACCTTTTCTGCTCGTTCGATTAAAAGACTTTTTTCTAGCAAAGGCACGAGAATCTTTAATTCCGCCCCATGAGGTTTACCAAGAACCGCAACTCTGATGGGCATAAACAGGAATTTTCCTTTTGCACCACAATCGCTTTTGACCTGCTCCTGAACCGCCAAAAAGTCGCTCTCACTCAAATATTCAGCCCTAAAACCAATCAACAACTCGCGCCACTTCGCAATCACCGCCGGAGTGGATTCCCACTCCATCGTCTCTTTGGCCTCAGGCAACACCTGAAAATCCCCCCTAGACAAAGGGCGAAATAGTTCAATCCCATCCTTTAGAGTTTCCATGTATGATTTCATGAGACTCAGAGCTCTGTCTTGCCAGTCAGGGTCCTCAGAAAATTGAAGGCCCGCCTCGTCCAAAAATGGCTTGAGGCGACCCCATAATTCTTTGTGAGACAATGCCCGCAGATGAGTGGCATTGACCCATCTCAATTTCACTTCATCAAATACGGCCGGCGATGGATTAAACCGATCCAGACTTATTTGCTCAATCATCTCCTTCATAGACATGATTTCTTGCCCCTTCGGCGAGCTCCAGCCCAAAAGTGCGATAAAATTATTGAGGGCCTCGGGAAGAAATCCGCTCAGCCGGTATTCATTGCAACTGGTTGCCCCGTGTCGTTTGCTCAGCTTTTGTTTGTCAGGACCCAATATAATAGAAAGATGCCCAAACTCAGGAAGGGCAATCCCGAGACCTTCATATATCATCATCTGGCGCAAGGTATTGCTCAAGTGCTCCTCTGCCCTCAATACATGGGTGATATTCATGAGCGCATCATCAACGACACAACAAAAATTATAGACGGGCATTCCGCTCGACCGGACAAGAACAAAATCTCCAACCATGTCAGATGGAAATACCACTTCCCCACGAATCAGATCTTTCAGCACATAATTTTTCTTTTGAAGAGGAGTTTTAAACCGGATTGTCGCAGGCTCCCCCTGCTCAACGCGCCGTTTCGCCTCAAGTGCTGACATGTCCCGGTAAGGACTATTAAATTGCACATTTTGCCCTTCCGGATGAAGGAGGCTCTTCTTTGCTTCCATTTCAGCGTCTGTCATAAAACAGTAATAGGCATGCCCACTTTCAAGAAGCTGGATCGCATATTGCTGATAAATGTATTTTCTCTGACTCTGCCGATAGGGTCCGTGCGGGCCCATGTCTTGAAATGTCTTCGGATGAGGACCTTCGTTCCAATTCAAACCCAACCATTCCAGATCAGCCAGCTGCATCTGCATGGATTCGTCTGTTGATCGCGCCTCATCTGTGTCTTCGACCCTCAGGACAAAGGTCCCACCCCGGTTTTTAGCTATCAAATAGCAGTAGAGAGCTGTGCGTGCCCCTCCGACATGAAGATAGCCAGTGGGACTTGGTGCAAAGCGGACACGCAGGGGCGATGTGAATGCAGGAGACGAGATACTCATGACCATTGTTCCTTTTCTAAAAATTCAGGTGAAACACAATGGCCAAAGATGCCCGATCTTTGATTCAGGAGCAAATGGGCTTACAAAAAAATTAAATTTCTCTGGTGATTAGAGTCCGAAAATAGCGGCGATCTCGCCCTCTCTCCTCAGCTCGTCCGTACTCGTCGCGAGAGAAAGTTCTTTAAGAAGCAAGCTACGAGCCGTATCAAGCATCTTTCGCTCACCAAATGAGAGTTCCTTGTCGACTTTAAGGACAAAAAGGTCCCGCAAAACTTCAGCAATCTCGAATACAGATCCTGTTTTGATTTTTTCCATGTATTCGCGGTAGCGACGGTTCCAGGTCTGATTATCGACCTTTACATCGGTATCACGCAAAATGTCGAGAACTTGAGCTGCCTCACCCTTAGAAATAATCGGTCGCAATCCAACCGACTGTGCATTATTCCTCGGAACCATGATTTTCATACCAGATTCGACAATCTGAATCGTATAAAACGTCTGTTTTGAACCCAGTATTTCTTTGGTTTCGATTGCAGTCACTTGGCCAACACCATGGCCAGGATACACGGCATTGTCACCAACATTGAATGAAGTCATTCACTAACCTCCAGCTTACGGTCAACAAAAGTCCCGTCCCCGAAAAAGACCCAAGACCTTCGAACAAGAGAGGGTTATAGCATTTTTGACACGACTTATCAAACGATATAAAGATGATTCCGACAATATCCTTGAAAAAAATACTAGATACCGACGCGATCTCTCTTAAAATACGATTAGGCAATCCTGTTACCTGATAAAACAATCTACATAAAGTGACGCTTTTTGTCTGTGACACAAAATGTCAGTTGGACATCAAAGATGTCAGTAAGATTCAAAGGTCCCTGTGGATTTATTTTTATCGACATTCGGTGCTACAAACAGATGATTATGAAAAGAAATGTAAAAGCCCGGCTCGACATAATGAGCCAAAGCCATGGCCTCTGCGAAGTTTTGGGTGGCATCCGAATCATCAAATCCCACGGGCTTCATCGCTCCCGTAAATAGGACCGGTACAGGGGGCGAAGGCTCCTTCGCAAAACAATATTTAAGGGTCAAGGCCATCGTGTCCGTCCCATGGAGAACAACAATGGGGATTCTATGTTTCAAAGATTCTGAAATGGCCTGCCAAATGAGCTCGCGATCGGAGGCGGTCATGTGTAGCGAGTCTTTGGCCATCAAAACTCTAAATTGAACTTCGGTATGCGGAAGACGCAAACGACTCAACAGCTTCCTCTCAAGAAGAGATTCGCGATTTTGCAGATCCCCCTCTAGCTCATCGTAGGACTTTTCTATAGTTCCACCGGTTGTGAACACAATAATCCGTTTCTTATTCATGACTCTGAAATATCATATTTACTTGCGAGAGCCAGCCAATTTCATGTTATGAGTCAAGTTGACGAGGTCTGTAATGAAAGAAGATAACAATTCAAAAACCCCGACCAAGAACTTCATCGATGATATCATCGAGAATCATAAAAAAAGCGGACGGTTTGGCGGCCGGGTCCATACTCGCTTCCCACCAGAACCCAATGGCTATCTCCATATCGGCCACTCAAAATCAATTTGCCTGAACTTTGGCATCGCACTCAAATATGGTGGAAAATGCAATCTTCGTTTTGATGACACCAATCCCCTGGCCGAAGATATTGAATTCATTGAGGCTATAAAGGAAGATGTCCGATGGCTTGGATTCGAATGGTCAGAACTTCATCACGCCTCCGATTATTTTGATCAAATCTACGACTACGCCGTTAAATTGATTCATAAGGGTAAGGCCTATGTCTGTAGTTTAAATGAAGAGGAGGTTCGAAAGTACCGAGGAAACTTGACGAACCCAGGCCAAGAGAGCCCCTACCGCAACCGCTCTATTGAGGAAAATCTCGATCTTTTTACACGCATGAAGGCTGGGGAGTTTGCGTCGGGAGCACACACCTTAAGGGCTAAAATTGACATGGCTTCAGGAAATATGAACATGCGCGATCCGCTCCTTTATCGCATCCGCCATGCCAGCCACCCAGTGACGGGAGATAAATGGTGTATCTATCCGCTTTACGACTTCACCCATTGCCTGTCGGATGAGATCGAGGGTATCACCCATTCCATCTGCACGCTCGAGTTTGAAGATCACAGACCTCTTTACGACTGGATTTTGAATGAACTCGAGACTCCTGTCCATCCCCAGCAAATTGAATTTTCGAAATTGGTTCTCACATACTTTACTTTTTCGAAACGAAAACTCAAGGAGCTGGTCACATCGAAGCTGGTCTCCGGCTGGGATGACCCAAGAATGCCAACTTTGAAGGGGATTCGACGAAGAGGATTTACTCCAGCCTCTCTTCTTCAGCTTTGTGCGCAGACGGGAGTCAGTAAGAGCGATTCATTGATCGAAATTGATGTGTTGGAAGAGTGCCTGCGTGCGGATCTGAACGACAAGGCACAGAGAAGAATGGCGGTATTAGACCCCATCAAACTTGTCATCACCAATTACCCCGAAGGAAAGGTTGAGGAGCTCACTGTCCAAAATCACCCCCAAAAGCCTGAACTCGGCCAGCGTCAGATGCCTTTCTCGCGAGAAGTCTACATTGATCGCGAAGATTTTATGGAAGATCCCCCAGAGGATTATCTACGCCTAAAGCCTGGAGGCGAGGTTCGTCTCAGACACGCCTATATTGTCAAATGCGAAAAAGTCATTAAGAACCAACAAGGTCAGATTACAGAAATCCACTGTCATCACGATCCCGAGACCTTAGGGAAAAACCCCGTGGGACGCAAGGTGAAGGGAATTGTTCATTGGGTTTCAGCTCAGCACGCACATCGGGCTGAAGTGAGGCTTTATGACCGCCTTTTCACTGTCCCGAACCCGAATGCCGATAAAGAACGACATTTTACTGATTTTTTGAATCCAAATTCTCTGGAGATAAAAACCAATTGCGCTCTTGAACCGGCATTGGCCCATGCGGAACTCGGTGAGCAATTTCAATTTGAGAGGGTTGGGTACTTCTGTTTGGATTGCGTGGATTCAAAGCCCGGATCTCCTGTTTTTAATCGAGCCGTCACTCTGAAGAATACTTGGGAATCAAAGTAAAAGAATGTTTTCAATCACTGATTCGATGTCGGCCTATTCTCGCACCAACCTGGTTATCTGGTTGGCCCTAGCCATGCAGGCCGGAATTCTCAATGTGGGTGGGTTCTTGGCATGCGGCCGTTTTGTTTCGCATGTGACTGGGTTTGCTGGTCATTTTGGCATGGAAGCAGCCCACTCTCAGTGGTTTGCCGCTTTTGGTATGCTCACCGTACCCTTGTTCTTTCTGTTGGGTTCTATTCTTTGCGCAGTGTTAGTTGATTTTCGGCTCAAAACCCGACGACGTCCGCTGTATGAAGTCACATTTGGAATCTGCTGTGCATTCATCTTCATTCTATCTGGAGCTGGTCAAATTGGATTTTTTGGTGAATTTGGAAAGCCATTGGACCTAAAGCATGATTACACCCTTCTCGCGATCCTTTGTCTCGTCTGCGGCATTCAGAACGCCATGGTCACAAGTGTTTCCAAATCAATTGTGCGCACCACACATCTGACGGGTATCACGACCGATCTGGGAATTGGCATTGTGCGTTGGCTCCATCGACACAAGTATCCTCAGTTTGGAGAGGAAGAGAGAAAGGCCAACACCATGCGCGTAGGAATTATCATTTTTTTTGGAATTGGGTCGA includes the following:
- the uvrB gene encoding excinuclease ABC subunit UvrB — translated: MVGRNFQLVTPLIPAGDQPRAIRDITENIRAGSKHQVLLGVTGSGKTFTMANVIAELNIPALVLAPNKTLAAQLFAEFKELFPQNAVEYFVSYYDYYQPEAYIPSTDTFIEKDSAINEQIDRMRHAATHSLFERRDVIIVASVSCIYGLGSPEAYEGLLIRLEKNMDLRRDRFLRELVRIQYRRNDVDFHRGTFRVRGDVVDVLPPYEEEKAIRIEFFGDFIDRISWVDPWRGTVLEEIDKIAIYPGSHYVSTDERAKVAVETIREELRERIQHYRQQIRVLEAERIEQRTSYDLELMTEMGFCPGIENYSRHFTGREPGQAPPTLLEYFPSQFLTFIDESHVTVPQVGGMYRGDRARKLTLVDHGFRLPSALDNRPLNFQEFENYMDKVIYVSATPGEYEMSKSEGLIVEQIIRPTGLLDPVIEVRPARDQVDDLLGEIRARSKKKERVLITTLTKRSAEDIAEYFEGLGVKVKYLHSDIKTVERTEIIRDLRLGIFDVLIGINLLREGLDIPEVSLVAITDADKEGFLRSERSLIQTIGRAARNANGMVILYGGTVTKSMQKAMDETNRRRLIQQSYNEEHGMTPTTIIKKVSKGLAEIYGFDLLANLQEEKAKTRGKAKERVGRGGAKSYSKVSEPTKKYGMDAKGIAKEVERLRGEMKKAAKELEFEEAARIRDEIKRLEMRSILMQEGQVDSESLVALEGGFEPKENGE
- a CDS encoding cysteine--tRNA ligase, which translates into the protein MAGCIGQYFEQKESTLGLRILNTKTHLKEDFVPLREGEVRMYVCGPTVYDLLHVGNFRGAIFFNLVRNWLEHKGFKVTYIYNYTDVDDKIIDRAKKEGVTASEISEKYIQEFKQDYASLKLRPHSRNPRVTEFMPEIIAFVSELIKKGMGYVENGDVYFDVHVFEKYGQLSNKNLEDLEAGHRVGVDERKRHPADFALWKSAKPGEPSWESPWGAGRPGWHIECSAMARSLLGDTIDIHGGGLDLVFPHHENEVAQSEGCTGKTFVRYWMHNNMINFGDQKMSKSLGNVRTGRNFLEQYDPEILKFMMISSHYRSTVDLNTDQIHRAISGLARIYSAMAHAEAAIKTNLELVPLSEKFEGAIEKADKGIEEALDDDFNTPEAMARIFEIVRLYNSLSRTPGKMTPEKKAISEVFFHWLKNKGNLLALFQEGPTEYLRLLDDMLLSQMGLERGVIDGLVEERDRARSEKNWAESDRIRNDLTAKGIALQDSPEGTLWEVAK
- a CDS encoding glutamate--tRNA ligase; translated protein: MSISSPAFTSPLRVRFAPSPTGYLHVGGARTALYCYLIAKNRGGTFVLRVEDTDEARSTDESMQMQLADLEWLGLNWNEGPHPKTFQDMGPHGPYRQSQRKYIYQQYAIQLLESGHAYYCFMTDAEMEAKKSLLHPEGQNVQFNSPYRDMSALEAKRRVEQGEPATIRFKTPLQKKNYVLKDLIRGEVVFPSDMVGDFVLVRSSGMPVYNFCCVVDDALMNITHVLRAEEHLSNTLRQMMIYEGLGIALPEFGHLSIILGPDKQKLSKRHGATSCNEYRLSGFLPEALNNFIALLGWSSPKGQEIMSMKEMIEQISLDRFNPSPAVFDEVKLRWVNATHLRALSHKELWGRLKPFLDEAGLQFSEDPDWQDRALSLMKSYMETLKDGIELFRPLSRGDFQVLPEAKETMEWESTPAVIAKWRELLIGFRAEYLSESDFLAVQEQVKSDCGAKGKFLFMPIRVAVLGKPHGAELKILVPLLEKSLLIERAEKVLSAFD
- a CDS encoding CarD family transcriptional regulator, producing the protein MTSFNVGDNAVYPGHGVGQVTAIETKEILGSKQTFYTIQIVESGMKIMVPRNNAQSVGLRPIISKGEAAQVLDILRDTDVKVDNQTWNRRYREYMEKIKTGSVFEIAEVLRDLFVLKVDKELSFGERKMLDTARSLLLKELSLATSTDELRREGEIAAIFGL
- a CDS encoding asparaginase, which gives rise to MNKKRIIVFTTGGTIEKSYDELEGDLQNRESLLERKLLSRLRLPHTEVQFRVLMAKDSLHMTASDRELIWQAISESLKHRIPIVVLHGTDTMALTLKYCFAKEPSPPVPVLFTGAMKPVGFDDSDATQNFAEAMALAHYVEPGFYISFHNHLFVAPNVDKNKSTGTFESY